The window CTCCTCAGGCGTGGGTGCGGGACAGGCGCGGATGGTCGAACGGGCAAGCTTGGCGTCGGCCTTCGATTTGTAAGGACCGTCACCGAACCAGACATCGCCGATGATCACGGGATTGCTGGTCACGATGTTGCATTTTCCGGTGGCGCGATTGCCGACCACCCAGAACAGTCCGTCGGCGAGGCTCGCCGTGCCCGACGCCAGCAGCAATATACCTGCAAAGATCAAACGCTTCATGGCTGTGCTCCCGCCATGAAGGTAGGCCTGCGGCGGGGCAACCCATATCCCTCGTAACGCGGCGCGTGTCATCGTGGTTAATCGGCTTGCGCCGCATTCGCTCGAGCAATGATCGACTTGCCCGCTAAATATCGCGGCCTTCGACCTTCTCGGTCAGCGCCTTGACCTGGTCGGGGATCTTCTCGAGGTGCGGGTTGACGGCGAGCGCCTTGCGGTAGGCTTCGAGCGCGCGCTTTTCGTCGCCGACCTCCTGCATGATCATGCCGAGGCCTGCGAGCGCGCCGAAATGGCGGGGCTCACGGATCAACACCTCGCGGATGTCGGCGAGCGAGCGGCCATAATCGTTCTGCATGTAGTAGAGCGTCGCGCGACGATTCCAGGCCTCGATGTAGTCGGGCCTGAGCTTGACCACCGAATCCAGCAGCTTGATCGCAACCTCGATCTTCTTTGCGTCGACCGCGGTCTTGGCCCGCGCCATCAATAGCGCCGCGGTGTCGCTCGGGGTCTGGATCCAGATCGCCCAGATCCGCGCCTCGACATGCTTGGCGCTGGCCTCGTCGGGCGCAGCTTTCAGCGCGCCGAACAGGAAATCGAGATTCTTGGTGCGATCGACCTTGGGCAGCTTGGCCGGCGCTTCCGGAAGTTTCTTCTGCTTGCCGGGCGGGGCCGGCGGATCAGCCTGCGCCAGCGCCGG of the Bradyrhizobium sp. WSM1417 genome contains:
- a CDS encoding tetratricopeptide repeat protein yields the protein MAVRFFVARTLCLALVLGAAGFAPALAQADPPAPPGKQKKLPEAPAKLPKVDRTKNLDFLFGALKAAPDEASAKHVEARIWAIWIQTPSDTAALLMARAKTAVDAKKIEVAIKLLDSVVKLRPDYIEAWNRRATLYYMQNDYGRSLADIREVLIREPRHFGALAGLGMIMQEVGDEKRALEAYRKALAVNPHLEKIPDQVKALTEKVEGRDI